A segment of the Bacillus pseudomycoides genome:
AAAAATTGCAGTGTGGGAACTTGTTTTTGTTGTTTCTTTGCTTCTTCGATTGCATAACCAATAATAGCATCAATTTCCGTTTCTCGACTCGCTCTTACATCAGCTAACATAGAAGATGTATTGCTGGCTGTTGTTTCACATACACGACAAACCAATTGCCACAACTCTTCTTTTTTTTCCTCTCCTACAAGAAATACAACCTCCTGAAATGTCTGCTTCATCACTTTATAAAAATAAGGATTCGACAACAACGCTCCGTTTTGTATATCAAATAAAGCTGTTAGCGGATTAATGCATGCGTTTATTACAAGTTTATAACACATCGTCTGTTTCCAATCTTCCTCTACTTGCACAGGAAAATATTTTGAAGAAAAACAATCGAATAGTGACTCAAATTGAGACAAATTACCATGTACCACTCCAAATTTTGTAACCCCTATTCCTGTATGCTTCACTGTATATTTATTTTCTTTTTTTGCCCCATGCTCTACAATCCCCACCGCTACATTGTCACACTTTACTTCTTGCAAGATATCTAGATGAGACATCCCATTTTGTAAAAAAATAATCCGACTTTGTTCTTTTATGAAAGGAAGTATATTCACTAAATGGTATTGTTTTACGGAAATAAACAAACAATCCATTTGTTCGTCTACAATATTCTCTACTGGCATAACATTTATAAATACCGTTTCCACTTCTCCCTTACGAACACAGCTTATCCCTTCCTCCATTAACTTTTCAACTTGTTCTGCCGTTCTTGTAAATAACGTAACATCCTGTTTGTTCTTTTTTAAATAAAACGCAAAAAGCAGACCAATCGCTCCCGGACCAACAATCCCAATTTTCATCTCTATTCTTCAGAAGTTCCTAACGAGTGCCAAAAAAATATATTTCTTCCATCAATTAGAAGCCTTCTGATTCCCTCCTCTCTATACTCGTCCTAGCGTTGATTATATCTTATTCATATTTCAACAATCGAAAGTACATTTCATAAATATGTATAAATCCCCTTCCTATGACTAGTGTAGCAAACACTTCAAAAAAATACTGAAAGAAATATTCGATTTCCTTCATAAAAATGATAAAATGAGTTATAATATTATTGAAAATATTTATACTTTTCTTTATTTTACAAAACAAGAAAAGGATGTGATCTAATGCTATTCCCAAAAGTTGAGCGCTTGCTCATCAATTATAAAACGTTAGACGAATTTAAAAAATTTAAGGGCTGTGGTGCTCAAGAACTCTCCATGTTTGAAGAATTACAAGCAAATATTATCGAAAACGGTAGCGAGTCTCCTTTTTACGGTATTTATTACGGCGGATCCCTTATCGCACGTATGAGCTTATACATGAGAAGACATGATGAATCATATTTTGAGATTACTGGATCTTATGTAGAACTTTCAAAACTTGAAGTGTTACCAAACTTTCAAAAACAAGGTTTCGGTCAAATGCTTGTGAACTACGCAAAACAACTACAATTCCCAATCAAAACAACAGCTCGCATTCAATCTGCTGCGTTTTGGGATAAACAAAATTTCAGGAAAGTATCAACGGCTGATGGAGAATTTTATATTTGGCATCCAGAAGCTAATTTGAATGCGGTTACAAATGAAGAATCCGCATAAAATAAAAACAGCTGTTATTCAGCTGTTTTTATTTTTTCAACTTTTCTAATGTTTCATGCTCATGAATTGCATCTCTTCCTTTTGTTTCTAACACCATCACACTTCTTTTTCGATCAATATAATCAAGCAACGTACGATACTCTTCTTCATATACAGCTAAACGCTGAAGAAGCTGTTCTTTTTCCTCTTTCAACAATTCAACTTTTTGTTGAAGTTCTTTTCCTTCTTTTTCATCTTTATATTTTTGTAAAAAAGTAATAACATCATCTAATGTAATCGATACAGGAGAAAACTCCGCCACTTTTGGTTTCCTTACTTCATAATTTTCTACCTTTCGAATCTTTTTCGCCTCTTCAATACGTTCCTTATATTGCTTTCTAACGTAAGAATTCCATCTAAACCCACATGCTGCGGGTGTACGAGATAAATGTCTACCTACCTCTTTAAATGCGGAAAGTTGCGTTCCACCTTCACGAATATGCCGGAGTACCACTTCTGCCAGAAGTAAATCTTCATCATCAGTCCATGCATCTTGTCTTGTTGTCGCCATCCCTCTAGTCCTCCTTATGCATTTTTTATTAAACATATGCAGTTACTAGAAAAGATAGAATACGAACATGTAAAGAATATATTTTTCTTTCCCCTTTCACTTCACAATTATTGCTCAAGGGGCATAATAAAAGTCTCTTCTTCCCTCTAATAGAAAAAAGACAAAAAAATAAACGCAGAAGAATATCTTCTGCGTTTATTTTTTGCAATTACTTGCTGATTACTTCTTTACCTTTGTAAGTACCGCATGCTTTACATACACGGTGAGCTAATTTCGCTTCACCACAGCTTGGGCACTCTACCATACCAGGTACTGATAATTTGAAATGCGTACGACGCTTTCTTTTTACTGTTTTAGAAGTTCTTCTAAAAGGTACAGCCATTCTTCCCACCTCCTTAAAAGAAATAGTTATTTTCATATGAAGGCCTGAACCAGTCTTCCGATTATTTGTCAAAAAACTTTGCAAGTCCTGCTAACCTTGGATCAACAGGCTTTTCTTTGCTTTCTTCCGAAATCACTTGCCAGTCTTGACCTTGCGTCGGTGCTCCACCGGAAACATCATCACTGAAAATTTGCATTGGAATCTCCAAAAGTATATTTTCCTTGATTATAGGGAGTAAGTCAAGTACTTCTCCTTCTAAGTAATGGATTTCCGCTTCCGTTTCGTACTCTTCTGCTGAAGTTTGGAACACCTCAGTTGTTTTAATGTCAAATGGTAATGTTACATCTACTAAAGAGCGAGAACATGGTAACACCATGCTTCCAGTTATATGTAGATGAAACGTAAACTTACTGGAGCCAAAATCAACTCTACCTGTTACATGAACAGGATTAATTTCGCGAATTTCTTTCTCGACTTCTTTTAGCTCACTTACATCTACCATCTCATCCAAAGTCAATCCTTTATGTCTCAATTTGTTTAATTGATGGATGGACCATTTCATATCATATCACCTCAAGGCAACAAACAAAATTATAGCTAGCCATTTTATATTTGTCAATGTTTTTTCTTTACACTATAATGAAGTCATTATAGGAAATAATATATAGATTATCATGTTTTTAGAAAAGATGCTACATCGAAAGGAGAGATTATCATAAAGGCAAGCGGTATTATTGTTGAATATAACCCCTTTCATAACGGTCATGCTTATCATGTGCAACAAACAAAAAAGTTAACACAGTCTGACATTACAATCGCTGTCATGAGCGGACCATTTTTACAACGTGGTGAACCAGCCCTCGTATCAAAGTGGTATCGAACCAAGATGGCTCTAGCTGGCGGTATAGATCTTGTTGTTGAGCTACCTTATGCATTCGCAACACAAAAAGCCGAAACATTTGCTAACGGAGCTATCTCTATTTTAGATGCCCTTGGCGTTTCTGAAATTTGCTTCGGCAGTGAGGATGGAGTAGTTCAAAATTTCTATAACACCATTTCTTTACGTCAAAAAGAAAAAGATACTTTCAATCAACTTGTGCAGCAATTTATGAATGCGGGAAACAGCTATGCAAAAGCAACTTCCCAAGCCTTCTCACAGATTTTATCGGACGTCAATACTGTTGATATGTCCCAGCCAAATAATATATTAGGCTTACATTACATCGAAGCAATTCTTTCACAAAAGAGTTCAATTGTTGCACATACCATCGAAAGGTTTGCCTCCCATTACCATGATGAAACCTTTCAAGATAATCATATCGCAAGTGCAACTAGCATTCGCAAACAGTTATTTAGTAACAACCATTCATTCAAAACTATTTATCCATTTGTGCCAAATCATACTGCATCTCTTTTAGAACACTATAAACAAGCATATCATACGCTACATTGCTGGGAGAGCTATTTCCCATTTTTTAAATACAAACTTCTTACGATGTCTGCACAGGAATTACAACATATATATGAAATAGAAGAAGGGTTGGAGCATCGTATTTTATCAAAAATACATAATAGTTCTTCATTTCTTAGTTTCATGGAAGCATTAAAAACAAAACGCTACACATGGACTAGATTACAGCGAGCATGTACACATATTTTAACGAATATAACAAAAAGAGAAATGGAAAAGGCACATATAGAAAAGCATTCACCATATATCCGATTACTTGGTATGTCACAAAAAGGACAAACTTATATTTCAAAACATAAAAAGAACCTAGAACTCCCGCTTCTTACTCATACGAAGACATTCAAGCATCCCGTTCTAGACATAGAGCGAAAAGCAAATGCAATTTATTTTTCAGTACTGCAAGAACCTGTACGCACAACATGTATACAAAAGGAGATAACGCAACATCCCATTCGGTATGATGAAACAACGAATAAATTTTTATCCCGCATTAACGGACAGTAACACTCCCACCTCAAAATTCAGCGAAAGCAAAGGAGTTAGGTAGGAGATGAACTGTCCATAAAAGCCCGATTGGTTCAACTAATAATCAGTGGGGGATGGAGAAAACCCCCACTGATTAAAGTTTCACTTTATAAAAAAACCTCTCTAGAGCGAGAGGTTTACTTTTTCTCTGACATTTTTTCTAAATATGCTAATGCATCATCTAGCGTATCTACCGGTACAATTTTCATCTTTGTCTTAATATCTTTCGCTGCTACAAGCGCTTCTTTATAATTCGATTTTGATGCCCCTTTTTCATTTGGAGCAAAGAATATTTCCGCCCCCGCATCACTAGCTGCTACAACCTTTTGCTGAATACCACCAATCGGACCAATTTCCCCCTTTTCATTAATGGTTCCTGTCCCGGCAATTTCATGACCTTTTGTCATATCTTTTTCAATTAATTGATTATAAATTTCTAATGTAAACATTAATCCCGCCGAGGGACCACCAATTTCATGCGAGTCGATTTTCACCTTTGGGTCTACTACTAATTCCTTATAAGGAGCAATCGAAACCCCAATTCCTACACGCCCTTTACCATCAGGAATTTGTTTTAACGTTAACTTTTCCGCCATACGCTTTTCCCCTCGAACATATTCAACATTTACTACTTCACCTTCTTTTTTCCCTGACATGTGTGCAATAAATTGATCTATCTCTTCAAAAGGCTGACCATCAACAGCAACAATTACATCTCCCAGCTTTAATTTTCCTTCAGCAGACATATTTTTAGCAATCCCAGCAACTAATACTCCTTTCTCTTGAAAAGAAACGGATCGATTTGCGCGTTTATATGCATTATAAATTGCTGCATTTTGAGAATCTTTCATTGCATACGCTTGACGGAATTGATATTCCTCATCACTCTCACCTTTTTGTAAGATCTCCTCAGCTTTAGAAATATGACTGTATTTATTAAATTGGGCAGCTATTAAATTTACAACATTCGCGGGCCCCATCGAAACTGTCACAAGCATAAAATCACCTGATTCTTTTTTTCCACCATCAACTTTTACATACGGTTCTAGTTTTGCTGCCATACCTGGTTTAGTTACATAATACGGAAGGCGTACATAGACAAGTAACATTGCCAATATAACTCCAATTAAAATTGCATATATAAACCGAAAACGCTTAAACATTATTTTTCTCCTTCCACTGCTCAATTAACGAATAAATTTTCTGAATATGTTTTTCAGCCTCTTCTTCTCCAACTCGAATAATGTCTTCAATATGAGTAAAAGCACGAGAACTAAACTGTTCTACTGCCGGCCGCATCATTAAATCTGAGGCAATTTGCCGATTAACAACAAGTTCATGTTGCATAATTTCAATACTTTGCATAATAACATCATAAATGGATGTGACTTCTCCATTCACCTTAATAGGAGATACATCTACCGCAATTACAATATCAGCGCCTAAGCCTTTGACAACAGAGACAGGAATACGATCAATCACCCCACCATCTACTAATAAACGGCCATCTATTTTCTCCGGTACAAACACCCCTGGAACGGAAATACTTGCCCTCACCGCATCAGCAATAGAACCGCTTGTAAATACAACTTTTTCCCCCTTCAAAATGTCAGTGGCCACAACTGCAGTTGGGATATCTAACTCTTCTATTTTTTTATTATATGTAAACATTTTAATCATATCTTTTACACGTTTTCCAGAAATAAATCCCATTTTCGGTACAGTAAAATCCAAATAATACTTTCTTTTAAATACAGTCGCCATTCGGTAGAGCCTCTCAACGTTACAACCGGCCGCATAAAATGTCCCAATTAATGCTCCCATACTACTTCCTGCGATCATATCGATGGGAATATTCGCTTCACGTAGCACTTTAATAATTCCTACATGCGCAAAACCTTTTGCACCTCCAGATCCAAGAGCCAAGCCTATTTTCGGTTCATTCATTTCTCTCACCCTTAAAATTTTTTTCATCCTCTTTTTCATACTTATGGTCTAAATTCACCATGTATCCACGTATACTGAAATGAACGTTTTTGGGACAAAGGGGGGCTACGTTAAAATGTATGAAAAATGGAAAACAGCTTTTCTCACCATAACAATGCTATTTCTAACATTTTCTCTCGTACTTCACCCCCAAGCCGCTTTGCAATCTTCTATTCGCGGATTAAATATATGGTGGGAAGTTGTCTTTCCTTCGCTACTACCTTTTTTTATCGTTGCGGAGCTTTTAATTAGTATTGGTGTTGTCAAGTTTATCGGTGTTATATTAGAACCGCTTATGCGTCCACTCTTTCGTGTGCCTGGTATTGGCGGTTTTGTTTGGGCAATGGGAATGGCCTCTGGCTTTCCCGCAGGCGCCAAATTAAGCGCGCGACTTCGGCAAAGTAATCAACTAACACAAATTGAAGCAGAACGACTCGTATCATTTACAAACTCTTCTAACCCATTATTTATTTTTGGAGCTGTTTCTATTGGCTTTTTTAACAATCCAAAATTAGGTTTCATACTAGCTGCTGCACATTACCTTAGCAACTTTACTGTTGGATTACTGATGCGTTTTTACGGTAATAACAATACTTACATAAAAGAAAAACAATCCACTCAAAAACGTTCTTTACAACACGCTTTTTCAATTCTTCACGAGACACGTTTACAAGAGAACAGACCCATTGGAAAACTACTTGGTGATGCGATTATCTCCTCTATTCAAACTTTACTCATGATTGGCGGATTTATTATTTTATTCTCCGTTTTAAATAAAATGATTACGGTCTTCCAACTCACGGCAGCACTAGCTTTTATTATGCAACATATTTTAACTTTCTTCCAATTATCACCACACTTTAGCATTCCCATCTTATCAGGGCTTTTCGAAATGACACTAGGTAGCCAAATGATTAGCCAAACCAATCAGACTACAATTCTTGAACAAGCAATGGTAACAGGCTTTATTCTCGCATTTAGCGGTCTTTCTATCCAAGCTCAGGTAGCAAGTATTTTAGCCGAAACTGATATTCGCTTTAAACCGTATTTTTTTGCAAGAATTATCCAAAGTATTCTCGCTCCAATTTATACTTTTATATTTTGGGTGCCACTTTATGAAAAATTACATTCTTTTTCACCAAATCAACAAGATATTCCTGTAT
Coding sequences within it:
- a CDS encoding 2-dehydropantoate 2-reductase → MEMKIGIVGPGAIGLLFAFYLKKNKQDVTLFTRTAEQVEKLMEEGISCVRKGEVETVFINVMPVENIVDEQMDCLFISVKQYHLVNILPFIKEQSRIIFLQNGMSHLDILQEVKCDNVAVGIVEHGAKKENKYTVKHTGIGVTKFGVVHGNLSQFESLFDCFSSKYFPVQVEEDWKQTMCYKLVINACINPLTALFDIQNGALLSNPYFYKVMKQTFQEVVFLVGEEKKEELWQLVCRVCETTASNTSSMLADVRASRETEIDAIIGYAIEEAKKQQKQVPTLQFLYNSIKGLEV
- a CDS encoding N-acetyltransferase — encoded protein: MLFPKVERLLINYKTLDEFKKFKGCGAQELSMFEELQANIIENGSESPFYGIYYGGSLIARMSLYMRRHDESYFEITGSYVELSKLEVLPNFQKQGFGQMLVNYAKQLQFPIKTTARIQSAAFWDKQNFRKVSTADGEFYIWHPEANLNAVTNEESA
- a CDS encoding RsfA family transcriptional regulator, translating into MATTRQDAWTDDEDLLLAEVVLRHIREGGTQLSAFKEVGRHLSRTPAACGFRWNSYVRKQYKERIEEAKKIRKVENYEVRKPKVAEFSPVSITLDDVITFLQKYKDEKEGKELQQKVELLKEEKEQLLQRLAVYEEEYRTLLDYIDRKRSVMVLETKGRDAIHEHETLEKLKK
- the rpmF gene encoding 50S ribosomal protein L32; its protein translation is MAVPFRRTSKTVKRKRRTHFKLSVPGMVECPSCGEAKLAHRVCKACGTYKGKEVISK
- a CDS encoding DUF177 domain-containing protein, with amino-acid sequence MKWSIHQLNKLRHKGLTLDEMVDVSELKEVEKEIREINPVHVTGRVDFGSSKFTFHLHITGSMVLPCSRSLVDVTLPFDIKTTEVFQTSAEEYETEAEIHYLEGEVLDLLPIIKENILLEIPMQIFSDDVSGGAPTQGQDWQVISEESKEKPVDPRLAGLAKFFDK
- a CDS encoding nucleotidyltransferase: MQQTKKLTQSDITIAVMSGPFLQRGEPALVSKWYRTKMALAGGIDLVVELPYAFATQKAETFANGAISILDALGVSEICFGSEDGVVQNFYNTISLRQKEKDTFNQLVQQFMNAGNSYAKATSQAFSQILSDVNTVDMSQPNNILGLHYIEAILSQKSSIVAHTIERFASHYHDETFQDNHIASATSIRKQLFSNNHSFKTIYPFVPNHTASLLEHYKQAYHTLHCWESYFPFFKYKLLTMSAQELQHIYEIEEGLEHRILSKIHNSSSFLSFMEALKTKRYTWTRLQRACTHILTNITKREMEKAHIEKHSPYIRLLGMSQKGQTYISKHKKNLELPLLTHTKTFKHPVLDIERKANAIYFSVLQEPVRTTCIQKEITQHPIRYDETTNKFLSRINGQ
- a CDS encoding SepM family pheromone-processing serine protease, which produces MFKRFRFIYAILIGVILAMLLVYVRLPYYVTKPGMAAKLEPYVKVDGGKKESGDFMLVTVSMGPANVVNLIAAQFNKYSHISKAEEILQKGESDEEYQFRQAYAMKDSQNAAIYNAYKRANRSVSFQEKGVLVAGIAKNMSAEGKLKLGDVIVAVDGQPFEEIDQFIAHMSGKKEGEVVNVEYVRGEKRMAEKLTLKQIPDGKGRVGIGVSIAPYKELVVDPKVKIDSHEIGGPSAGLMFTLEIYNQLIEKDMTKGHEIAGTGTINEKGEIGPIGGIQQKVVAASDAGAEIFFAPNEKGASKSNYKEALVAAKDIKTKMKIVPVDTLDDALAYLEKMSEKK
- a CDS encoding patatin-like phospholipase family protein, whose product is MNEPKIGLALGSGGAKGFAHVGIIKVLREANIPIDMIAGSSMGALIGTFYAAGCNVERLYRMATVFKRKYYLDFTVPKMGFISGKRVKDMIKMFTYNKKIEELDIPTAVVATDILKGEKVVFTSGSIADAVRASISVPGVFVPEKIDGRLLVDGGVIDRIPVSVVKGLGADIVIAVDVSPIKVNGEVTSIYDVIMQSIEIMQHELVVNRQIASDLMMRPAVEQFSSRAFTHIEDIIRVGEEEAEKHIQKIYSLIEQWKEKNNV
- the ylbJ gene encoding sporulation integral membrane protein YlbJ, which translates into the protein MYEKWKTAFLTITMLFLTFSLVLHPQAALQSSIRGLNIWWEVVFPSLLPFFIVAELLISIGVVKFIGVILEPLMRPLFRVPGIGGFVWAMGMASGFPAGAKLSARLRQSNQLTQIEAERLVSFTNSSNPLFIFGAVSIGFFNNPKLGFILAAAHYLSNFTVGLLMRFYGNNNTYIKEKQSTQKRSLQHAFSILHETRLQENRPIGKLLGDAIISSIQTLLMIGGFIILFSVLNKMITVFQLTAALAFIMQHILTFFQLSPHFSIPILSGLFEMTLGSQMISQTNQTTILEQAMVTGFILAFSGLSIQAQVASILAETDIRFKPYFFARIIQSILAPIYTFIFWVPLYEKLHSFSPNQQDIPVFLSSHSSILTKAWETLLYYGPAFTLFCLYLYVILLFLRIINREKPRSS